One genomic window of Sphingopyxis sp. OPL5 includes the following:
- a CDS encoding GPW/gp25 family protein, with the protein MTHFGFPYRIDANGGTAGAAHEAHIREMIELLLFTRRGERVNRPDFGAGVNDLIFSENAPELAAAAQHMVMAALQQWLSGAIEVRGVETAAEDSRLAITVRYRPLDEARERVVTVEQVF; encoded by the coding sequence ATGACCCACTTCGGCTTTCCCTATCGCATCGACGCCAATGGCGGCACCGCGGGCGCGGCGCATGAGGCGCATATCCGCGAGATGATCGAGCTGTTGCTGTTCACGCGGCGCGGCGAACGCGTCAACCGCCCCGATTTCGGTGCCGGGGTCAACGACCTTATCTTCTCCGAAAACGCGCCCGAACTCGCGGCGGCGGCGCAGCATATGGTGATGGCGGCGCTGCAACAATGGCTGTCGGGCGCGATCGAGGTACGCGGGGTCGAAACCGCCGCCGAGGACAGCCGCCTCGCGATCACCGTCCGCTACCGTCCGCTCGACGAGGCGCGCGAGCGCGTCGTCACCGTGGAGCAGGTGTTTTGA
- a CDS encoding phage baseplate assembly protein V produces MNPADACPTFYGKYRGTVENPADLQGIGRIQVSVPGVLGDGTLAWAMPCLPGAGPGVGLYAIPPKGAKVWVEFEGGNPDYPIWSGGFWDLGDTPAPPGPVGFLTKAWKGENFSLEIFDIPGAPTLALELTTAMGPAKIEADPTGLTITHGASTVKLAIDGVSINGANLKILP; encoded by the coding sequence ATGAACCCCGCCGACGCCTGCCCGACCTTTTACGGCAAATATCGCGGCACGGTCGAAAACCCCGCCGACCTGCAGGGCATCGGCCGTATCCAGGTCAGCGTGCCGGGGGTGCTCGGCGACGGCACGCTCGCCTGGGCGATGCCGTGCCTGCCCGGTGCCGGCCCCGGCGTCGGCCTCTACGCGATCCCGCCCAAGGGCGCGAAAGTGTGGGTCGAGTTCGAGGGCGGCAATCCCGACTATCCGATCTGGTCGGGCGGCTTCTGGGACCTTGGCGACACCCCCGCGCCGCCGGGACCGGTCGGTTTCCTGACCAAGGCGTGGAAGGGGGAGAATTTCAGCCTCGAAATCTTCGACATCCCCGGCGCCCCGACGCTGGCGCTCGAACTCACCACCGCGATGGGGCCCGCCAAGATCGAGGCCGATCCCACCGGCCTCACCATCACCCACGGCGCCAGCACGGTGAAGCTCGCGATCGACGGCGTGTCGATCAACGGCGCCAATTTGAAGATATTGCCATGA
- a CDS encoding DUF4157 domain-containing protein yields MSTAHAVAAKTHAAPKTAPPVMRAAAPQARYAPPPIASLAAIPAVQRECDSCEAEDKEPGLQRRTNAAAAAASVQRKCAACDSEEQESGVQPRLEVGPVGDRYEQEADGIAAQVMAMRDPDTAPVDASTTGGAVQRACGACSSSSEEPRARRFADPEEEKADKVRARRDGGDETIAASDTQLTSGGSELPAATRSFFESRMGRDLGDVRVHSGGDASAKNASISARAFTYKNHVWLGAGESAAPSFTMAHELAHVMQQTAPGPVGPGVARRPASAAHPRVRRASVPFWLPAEFTLPGAAEPVSALMTNTGKHNAAVTALAKANSGSNILTEVMMPNAKADGAGCGLCGFADLYRSDQGTVPGVELDCGKTEPPTAPKAAAGLKVFDATTTSSCAFAAKGAAVAGASTGSGRAPTLAAGAPVGSISGIQLADMKPGHNESARAKGVEQINSYFDGMTLVRDKARAGGGASIYQFGNPKLMPQTLMPNIPGKWDPNQTGGDWPVNNIRLHMGPLNDFSPPGIKGRWSIAKDPINSGIWTYFLAPEPASLAAAMKTPEAKKHGVKSAKAKIDKIIGCLTAPPSSRKAACKRPLPKAHRRPLARSAAPVRVQRKTPVPKTDHFNLENWNNLRRGTAGSGKGVSLKTQLDKDFKKDVREKIRFQGRAIESIDWMKKSLGVERPKPKDSDAMVAGRDLLEKMMFWAGETPVGDVARIFGILRKTLGGVFIKAAQAYEKVKAKFHATFKGAPFKTSNSSPAAQAAMRVAKAVFMTIGKIVIAKTTSAVVKCIESGFVNFIKSKVEGGLEDLLAQAAEAEKFITQIKDDIFATIETEFGAIIKPFKDELDEIVSGAKMIASITGAVVEAIKVVRLGFCLAGLGAAGVGAIVTCILSLADYVASKFGYSPLDWLVQRMMKSCPARQVMAKAILAVDTVRKLPTVLAQKILTKLKEILPAPIQPMLCDIDKMVAEDVELKDYQCKTGAGDESDGEGEGEGGGSGDGGGPAAQEGDAADGGGSKGEEQGGETPAKDSGQSGSTGTPGIAGGGGEAESKGGASPPAGTSSVKGGTVVTGDPKVGSGFIESGINWQRAYNNENVKVRITINLGDRIIRDQPCTIRVVNLGPAEGGGKLAYFYFPDDAELKKTEGTFVITLPGQDPYNWSPNRGPKHSAAFPIRGSGK; encoded by the coding sequence ATGAGCACCGCCCACGCCGTCGCCGCGAAGACCCATGCTGCGCCGAAGACGGCCCCCCCGGTGATGCGCGCCGCGGCGCCCCAAGCCCGCTACGCACCGCCGCCGATCGCCTCGCTTGCTGCCATTCCCGCCGTCCAGCGCGAATGCGACAGCTGCGAGGCCGAGGACAAGGAACCCGGCCTTCAGCGCCGCACCAACGCAGCGGCGGCCGCGGCCTCGGTCCAGCGCAAATGCGCCGCCTGCGACAGCGAAGAGCAGGAAAGCGGCGTCCAGCCGCGGCTCGAAGTCGGGCCCGTCGGCGACCGCTACGAACAGGAAGCCGACGGCATCGCCGCGCAGGTGATGGCGATGCGCGATCCCGACACCGCGCCGGTGGATGCCTCGACGACCGGCGGCGCGGTGCAGCGGGCGTGCGGCGCCTGTTCCTCCTCGTCCGAAGAACCCCGCGCCCGCCGCTTCGCCGATCCGGAGGAGGAAAAGGCGGACAAGGTCCGGGCCCGCCGCGACGGCGGCGACGAAACCATCGCGGCGTCGGATACCCAATTGACCAGCGGCGGCAGCGAACTGCCCGCCGCGACGCGGAGCTTTTTCGAAAGCCGCATGGGCCGCGATCTCGGCGACGTGCGCGTCCACAGCGGCGGCGACGCGTCGGCGAAAAACGCCAGCATCTCGGCGCGCGCCTTCACCTACAAGAACCATGTGTGGCTCGGCGCCGGCGAAAGCGCCGCGCCCAGCTTCACGATGGCGCATGAACTCGCGCATGTGATGCAACAGACCGCGCCGGGGCCGGTCGGACCGGGCGTGGCCCGCCGTCCCGCCAGCGCGGCGCACCCGCGCGTCCGCCGCGCCAGCGTGCCCTTCTGGCTCCCCGCCGAATTCACGCTGCCGGGCGCGGCAGAGCCGGTGTCGGCGCTGATGACCAACACCGGCAAGCATAATGCCGCGGTCACCGCGCTCGCCAAGGCCAACAGCGGCTCGAATATCCTGACCGAGGTCATGATGCCCAACGCCAAGGCCGATGGCGCGGGTTGCGGACTCTGCGGCTTTGCCGACCTGTATCGCTCCGATCAGGGCACCGTCCCCGGCGTCGAACTCGATTGCGGCAAGACCGAACCGCCGACCGCACCGAAAGCGGCGGCGGGCCTGAAAGTCTTCGATGCCACCACAACGTCGAGCTGCGCCTTCGCCGCGAAGGGAGCGGCGGTCGCGGGGGCCTCGACGGGCAGCGGGCGGGCGCCGACGCTGGCCGCCGGCGCGCCGGTCGGCAGCATCTCGGGCATCCAGCTTGCCGACATGAAGCCCGGTCACAATGAATCGGCGCGCGCCAAGGGCGTCGAGCAGATCAACAGCTATTTCGACGGCATGACGCTGGTGCGCGACAAGGCGCGCGCGGGCGGCGGCGCCAGCATCTATCAGTTCGGCAATCCGAAATTGATGCCGCAGACGCTGATGCCGAACATCCCGGGCAAATGGGATCCCAACCAGACGGGCGGCGACTGGCCGGTCAACAATATCCGGCTGCACATGGGGCCGCTCAACGATTTTTCGCCGCCGGGAATCAAGGGCCGCTGGTCGATCGCCAAGGACCCGATCAACAGCGGCATCTGGACCTATTTCCTCGCCCCCGAACCCGCCAGCCTCGCCGCCGCGATGAAGACGCCCGAGGCGAAGAAACATGGCGTGAAATCGGCCAAGGCCAAGATCGACAAGATCATCGGCTGCCTGACCGCCCCGCCGTCGAGCCGCAAGGCGGCGTGCAAGCGGCCGCTGCCGAAGGCCCATCGCCGCCCGCTCGCCCGCTCGGCCGCGCCCGTTCGCGTCCAGCGCAAGACCCCGGTCCCCAAGACCGACCATTTCAACCTCGAAAACTGGAACAATCTGCGCCGCGGCACGGCGGGGAGCGGCAAGGGCGTCAGCCTCAAGACGCAACTCGACAAGGATTTCAAAAAGGACGTCCGCGAAAAGATCCGCTTCCAGGGGCGCGCCATCGAATCGATCGACTGGATGAAAAAGTCGCTCGGCGTCGAACGCCCCAAACCCAAGGATTCGGACGCCATGGTCGCGGGCCGCGACCTGCTCGAAAAGATGATGTTCTGGGCCGGCGAAACCCCGGTGGGCGACGTCGCGCGGATCTTCGGCATCCTGCGCAAGACCCTCGGCGGCGTGTTCATCAAGGCGGCGCAGGCCTATGAAAAGGTCAAGGCGAAGTTCCACGCGACCTTCAAGGGCGCGCCGTTCAAGACGTCGAACAGCTCGCCCGCCGCGCAGGCCGCGATGCGGGTCGCCAAGGCGGTCTTCATGACGATCGGCAAGATCGTGATCGCCAAGACCACCTCCGCCGTCGTCAAATGCATCGAAAGCGGTTTCGTCAATTTCATCAAGTCCAAGGTCGAGGGCGGGCTCGAGGATCTTCTGGCTCAGGCCGCCGAAGCAGAAAAATTCATCACCCAGATCAAGGACGATATCTTCGCGACGATCGAGACCGAGTTCGGCGCGATCATCAAGCCGTTCAAGGACGAACTCGACGAGATCGTCAGCGGTGCCAAGATGATCGCCAGCATCACCGGCGCGGTGGTCGAGGCGATCAAGGTCGTCCGCCTCGGATTCTGCCTCGCCGGGCTGGGGGCCGCAGGGGTCGGCGCGATAGTGACCTGCATCCTGTCGCTGGCCGACTATGTCGCGTCGAAATTCGGCTATTCGCCGCTCGACTGGCTCGTTCAGCGGATGATGAAGAGCTGCCCCGCACGCCAGGTCATGGCCAAGGCGATCCTCGCGGTCGACACGGTGCGCAAGCTGCCGACCGTGCTGGCGCAGAAGATCCTGACAAAACTCAAGGAGATCTTGCCGGCGCCGATCCAGCCGATGCTGTGCGACATCGACAAGATGGTGGCCGAGGACGTCGAACTGAAGGACTATCAGTGCAAGACGGGCGCCGGCGACGAGTCCGACGGCGAAGGCGAAGGCGAAGGCGGCGGCAGCGGCGACGGCGGCGGACCGGCGGCGCAGGAGGGCGATGCCGCCGATGGCGGCGGCAGCAAGGGCGAAGAGCAGGGCGGCGAGACGCCGGCCAAGGACAGCGGGCAAAGCGGATCGACCGGCACCCCGGGCATCGCGGGCGGCGGCGGCGAAGCCGAGAGCAAGGGCGGCGCGTCGCCACCCGCGGGCACCAGTTCGGTCAAGGGCGGCACCGTCGTCACTGGCGATCCCAAGGTCGGCTCGGGCTTCATCGAATCGGGGATCAACTGGCAGCGCGCCTACAACAATGAAAATGTGAAGGTCCGCATCACGATCAACCTCGGCGATCGCATCATCCGCGACCAGCCCTGTACGATCCGTGTCGTCAACCTCGGCCCCGCCGAAGGCGGCGGCAAGCTTGCCTATTTCTACTTCCCCGACGATGCCGAACTGAAAAAGACCGAAGGCACGTTCGTCATCACCTTGCCGGGCCAGGATCCCTATAACTGGAGCCCCAATCGCGGGCCCAAGCACAGCGCGGCTTTCCCGATCCGGGGGAGCGGGAAATGA
- a CDS encoding ATP-binding protein, translating into MTATAKLRPLADAFAAVAGWLDGGKAAPPRTRADVIAERFGLDAFGRNLLLLGAWAALDPVAGDRIAALHGDPGRTVPSLGLALVKLPGANWSALGADAPLRGFGLIRIDSREGLGATPFSLAEALLLALVDAPSLTEELALQARRVDPPATLSPSRQRLADAVALRIVGEPDMTLQLCGADPLGKEQAAAAALKAAKRPLYAIGAAVLPGAPADIARLAQLWRRDLMLTGGALFVDADRLSDPAPLALFASLLRQPLIVGAPDALALGQAPTVRLDMPRLTAQEQVPLWRDRLGPYAKKLNGTIERLAGHFPVSPELAESVAAELAVLAPNPAAKPKKGAPKIEDIAWDAARRFARPRMEDLARRIDSEAKWNDLVLPPAQKDVLKAIIAQVRNRPTVYESWGFAKRSAGRGLGISVLFSGPSGAGKTLAGEILGAELGLDVYRIDLSSMMSKWIGETEKNLRRLFDAAEEGAAILQFDEADALFGKRGEINESRDRHANIEVSYLLQRIEEYRGLSILTTNFRSNIDSAFLRRLRFIIDFDFPGQTERAEIWQRIFPQSTPRAALDFDRLSQLNLSGGSIRNVAMGAAFAAADRGHDVGMAHILSAARLEYEKSGRSLTSAELKGWLL; encoded by the coding sequence GTGACGGCAACGGCGAAATTGCGGCCGCTCGCCGATGCCTTTGCCGCTGTGGCGGGCTGGCTCGACGGCGGCAAGGCGGCGCCGCCGCGCACCCGCGCCGATGTGATCGCCGAACGCTTCGGACTCGACGCCTTCGGGCGCAACCTGTTGCTGCTCGGGGCCTGGGCCGCGCTCGATCCGGTCGCGGGCGACAGGATCGCGGCGCTGCACGGCGACCCGGGCCGCACCGTGCCGTCGCTCGGGCTGGCGCTGGTCAAACTGCCCGGCGCGAACTGGTCGGCGCTCGGCGCCGACGCGCCGCTGCGCGGTTTCGGCCTGATTCGCATCGACAGCCGCGAAGGACTTGGCGCGACACCCTTTTCGCTCGCCGAGGCGCTGCTGCTCGCGCTCGTCGACGCGCCGTCGCTGACCGAGGAACTGGCGCTGCAGGCGCGCCGCGTCGATCCGCCCGCAACCCTGTCGCCATCGCGCCAGCGCCTCGCCGATGCCGTCGCGCTGCGCATCGTCGGCGAACCCGACATGACGCTGCAACTCTGCGGCGCCGACCCGCTCGGCAAGGAACAGGCCGCCGCCGCGGCGCTCAAGGCGGCGAAGCGGCCGCTCTACGCCATCGGCGCCGCGGTCCTGCCCGGCGCGCCCGCCGATATCGCGCGGCTCGCGCAATTGTGGCGCCGCGACCTGATGCTGACCGGCGGCGCGCTGTTCGTCGATGCCGACCGGCTGAGCGATCCCGCGCCGCTCGCGCTCTTCGCCTCGCTGCTCCGGCAGCCGCTGATTGTCGGGGCGCCCGATGCGCTGGCCTTGGGTCAGGCGCCGACGGTGCGGCTCGACATGCCGCGGCTGACCGCGCAGGAACAGGTGCCGCTGTGGCGCGATCGACTTGGTCCCTATGCGAAGAAGCTCAACGGGACCATCGAGCGGCTCGCCGGCCATTTCCCGGTGTCGCCCGAACTCGCCGAGAGCGTCGCCGCCGAACTCGCGGTGCTCGCGCCCAACCCGGCGGCGAAGCCAAAGAAGGGGGCGCCCAAGATCGAGGATATCGCCTGGGATGCCGCGCGGCGGTTCGCGCGCCCGCGTATGGAGGACCTCGCGCGCCGCATCGACAGCGAGGCGAAGTGGAACGACCTCGTCCTGCCACCGGCGCAAAAGGACGTACTGAAGGCGATCATCGCGCAGGTCCGCAACCGCCCGACCGTTTACGAAAGCTGGGGTTTCGCCAAACGCAGCGCCGGGCGCGGGCTGGGGATCAGCGTGCTCTTCTCCGGGCCGTCGGGCGCCGGCAAGACGCTCGCGGGCGAAATCCTCGGCGCCGAACTCGGGCTCGACGTCTATCGTATCGACCTGTCGTCGATGATGTCGAAATGGATCGGCGAGACCGAGAAGAACCTCCGCCGCCTGTTCGACGCCGCCGAGGAGGGGGCGGCGATCCTCCAGTTCGACGAGGCCGACGCATTGTTCGGCAAGCGCGGTGAGATCAACGAAAGCCGCGACCGTCACGCCAATATCGAGGTCAGCTACCTGCTCCAGCGGATCGAGGAATATCGCGGGCTGTCGATCCTGACGACGAACTTTCGTTCGAACATCGACAGCGCCTTCCTGCGCCGGCTGCGTTTCATCATCGATTTCGATTTTCCGGGGCAGACCGAGCGCGCCGAAATCTGGCAGCGCATCTTTCCCCAATCGACCCCGCGCGCCGCGCTCGATTTCGACCGCCTGTCACAGCTCAACCTGTCGGGCGGCTCGATCCGCAACGTCGCGATGGGCGCCGCCTTCGCCGCCGCCGATCGCGGCCACGACGTCGGCATGGCGCATATCCTGTCCGCCGCGCGGCTCGAATATGAAAAGAGCGGGCGCTCGCTGACCAGCGCCGAGCTCAAGGGATGGCTGTTGTGA
- a CDS encoding DUF4255 domain-containing protein: MSNFRALAVVTATLEHVLQDAANQAVGQADVRVGAPTAKLAEDGSPLINLFLFRVLPNTQHRNDHFPSRDGGGNQRTRARIHLDLHYVLSFYGDAAKFEPERLYGAAALALDHAPGLSVAAMEAASADAANQTILAAADLAAEGRAIGLEPEQPSLEDWSKLWSVFFQVPYALSATYVVRNVAIETQDDPGPPTPVATPEIFAAPMGPLQIRSIGPSEGQTGPAPWGGTLHLTGTGIARFGNSLRIDGQPLTLDEDAISGDALALPLDAALFGGVVPRAGAHQLEVVAAPVDPAMPERLRRGSNVVAFAILPVMTQVAAATGPGSAAGLRSGTVTVDIDPPLRAGQSATLLLNAFGPGQLGNAAIEVVAPAAFPVSQLDFAFTDLVAGDYLARVDVDGFASQPEVGIDPQQPNFGRIIGPLVDLS; encoded by the coding sequence ATGAGCAATTTTCGCGCCCTCGCCGTGGTCACCGCGACGCTCGAACATGTGCTGCAGGATGCGGCAAACCAGGCGGTCGGGCAGGCCGATGTGCGCGTCGGCGCCCCGACCGCGAAGCTCGCCGAGGACGGCAGCCCGCTGATCAACCTCTTCCTCTTCCGCGTCCTGCCCAACACCCAGCATCGCAACGACCATTTCCCGTCGCGCGACGGCGGCGGCAATCAGCGCACCCGCGCGCGCATCCATCTCGACCTTCATTATGTGCTCAGCTTCTATGGCGATGCCGCCAAGTTCGAACCCGAGCGGCTGTACGGCGCCGCCGCGCTCGCGCTGGACCATGCGCCCGGCCTGTCGGTCGCCGCGATGGAGGCGGCGAGCGCCGATGCCGCGAACCAGACGATATTGGCCGCCGCCGATCTCGCCGCCGAGGGGCGGGCGATCGGTCTCGAACCCGAACAACCCTCGCTCGAGGACTGGTCGAAGCTGTGGTCGGTCTTCTTTCAGGTGCCCTATGCGCTGTCGGCGACCTATGTCGTGCGCAACGTCGCGATCGAGACGCAGGACGATCCCGGCCCGCCGACCCCGGTCGCGACCCCCGAAATCTTCGCGGCGCCGATGGGGCCGCTGCAAATCCGCAGCATCGGACCATCAGAGGGCCAGACCGGCCCCGCGCCATGGGGCGGCACGCTGCACCTCACCGGCACCGGCATCGCCCGCTTCGGCAACAGCCTGCGCATCGACGGCCAGCCGTTGACGCTCGATGAGGATGCGATCTCGGGCGACGCGCTCGCGCTGCCGCTCGACGCCGCATTGTTCGGCGGCGTGGTGCCCAGGGCGGGCGCGCATCAGCTTGAGGTGGTCGCCGCGCCGGTCGATCCCGCGATGCCCGAGCGGCTGCGGCGCGGCTCGAACGTCGTCGCCTTCGCGATCCTGCCGGTTATGACCCAAGTCGCCGCGGCGACCGGGCCGGGCAGCGCCGCCGGACTGCGCTCGGGGACCGTTACCGTCGACATCGATCCGCCGCTGCGCGCCGGCCAGTCGGCGACCCTGCTGCTCAACGCCTTCGGCCCCGGCCAGCTCGGCAACGCCGCGATCGAGGTGGTCGCACCCGCGGCCTTCCCGGTGAGCCAGCTAGACTTCGCCTTCACCGACCTCGTCGCCGGGGATTATCTCGCCCGCGTCGATGTCGACGGTTTCGCCTCGCAGCCCGAGGTCGGTATCGATCCCCAGCAACCCAACTTCGGCCGGATCATCGGCCCGCTGGTCGACCTGTCGTGA
- a CDS encoding phage tail protein, translating to MAPPFSVNAERRDPYKTYKFRLRLPDGAYLAGLSKMSALKRSTEVVKFREGGDPSTSRKSPGQTEYEAVTLERGVTHDTTFEQWANKVWNFGSGLGAEVSLKDFRKDLVLEIYNEAGQLALAYRLFRCWPSEFVAFPDLDASASAVAIQTLKLENEGWERDYDVAEPAEPSFTEPTL from the coding sequence ATGGCACCACCTTTCAGCGTCAACGCCGAGCGGCGCGACCCGTACAAGACGTACAAGTTCCGCCTCCGCCTGCCCGACGGCGCCTATCTCGCGGGGCTCAGCAAGATGAGCGCGCTCAAGCGCAGCACCGAAGTCGTCAAGTTCCGCGAAGGCGGCGACCCGTCGACCTCGCGCAAGTCGCCGGGCCAGACCGAATATGAAGCGGTGACGCTCGAACGCGGGGTCACCCACGACACGACGTTCGAGCAATGGGCGAACAAGGTGTGGAACTTCGGCTCGGGGCTCGGCGCCGAGGTCTCGCTCAAGGATTTCCGCAAGGACCTCGTCCTCGAAATCTACAACGAGGCGGGGCAACTCGCGCTCGCCTACCGGCTGTTCCGCTGCTGGCCCTCGGAATTCGTCGCCTTTCCCGACCTCGACGCCTCGGCGAGCGCGGTCGCGATCCAGACGCTCAAGCTGGAGAATGAGGGCTGGGAACGCGACTATGACGTCGCCGAGCCTGCCGAGCCGAGCTTCACCGAACCGACGTTGTAA
- a CDS encoding phage tail sheath family protein yields MPVSVTYPGVYIQELPSGVRTVSGVATSIAAFVGRALRGPVNQPLTCFNYGDFTRRFGGLWASGPMSYAVDDFYGNGGGQAEIVRLFKPNAPDDDGIALLEIGALALRAASPGSWGNALAGTATHPDIADPVGAAAAAVKYGLDVADLFDIRIEDKTTGAVEIFRNLTVKASGGARRFDRVLAAESSLVQCQLNIDGTPKLGNRPSNNATGAGADGNDGAALLDTDYIGDAATKTGIYALKKADIFNLLCIPPDERDGTLPRTVNEKAAQFCKDERAVLIVDPPADWDDKPDEAAGLVKTKQLDGATSVLSLSFADNAALYFPRILRRDPKRGGQIDSFVPCGAVAGIIARTDTNRGVWKSPAGMSATLAGVEGLSVKLTDEENGLLNPIGVNCLRSFPGTGLTVWGARTLRGSDQLSDDYKYLAVRRLALFIEESLYRGTQWVVFEGNDEPLWAQIRLSVGTFMQRLFKQGAFQGTSPRDAYFVKCDGSTTTQDDRNQGIVNIVVGFAPLLPAEFVVISIQQIRNAA; encoded by the coding sequence ATGCCCGTGTCCGTGACCTATCCTGGTGTCTATATCCAGGAACTGCCATCGGGAGTGCGCACCGTCAGCGGCGTCGCGACCTCGATCGCGGCCTTTGTCGGGCGCGCGCTGCGCGGTCCGGTGAACCAGCCGCTGACTTGTTTCAACTATGGCGACTTCACGCGCCGCTTCGGCGGCCTGTGGGCGAGCGGCCCGATGTCCTATGCGGTCGACGATTTCTACGGAAACGGCGGCGGACAGGCCGAGATCGTGCGCCTGTTCAAGCCCAACGCCCCTGATGACGACGGCATCGCATTGCTCGAAATCGGCGCGCTGGCGCTGCGCGCCGCAAGCCCGGGAAGCTGGGGCAATGCGCTGGCGGGCACCGCGACCCACCCCGACATCGCCGACCCGGTCGGTGCGGCGGCCGCCGCCGTCAAATATGGCCTCGACGTCGCCGACCTGTTCGACATCCGCATCGAGGACAAGACGACCGGCGCGGTGGAAATCTTCCGCAACCTCACCGTCAAGGCCAGCGGCGGCGCACGCCGTTTCGACCGCGTGCTCGCCGCCGAATCGAGCCTCGTCCAGTGCCAGCTCAACATCGACGGTACCCCGAAGCTCGGCAACCGGCCGTCGAACAATGCGACCGGCGCCGGCGCCGACGGCAACGACGGCGCGGCGTTGCTCGACACCGACTATATCGGTGACGCCGCGACCAAGACCGGCATCTATGCGCTGAAAAAAGCCGACATCTTCAACCTGCTCTGCATCCCGCCCGACGAGCGCGACGGCACCTTGCCGCGCACGGTGAACGAGAAAGCGGCGCAATTTTGCAAGGACGAGCGCGCGGTCCTCATCGTCGATCCCCCCGCCGACTGGGACGACAAGCCCGACGAGGCGGCGGGGCTGGTCAAGACGAAGCAACTCGACGGCGCGACCTCGGTGCTCTCGCTCTCCTTCGCCGACAATGCCGCGCTCTATTTTCCGCGCATCCTGCGCCGCGATCCCAAGCGTGGCGGCCAGATCGACAGCTTCGTCCCGTGCGGCGCGGTGGCGGGAATCATCGCCCGCACGGATACCAACCGCGGCGTCTGGAAATCGCCCGCCGGCATGTCGGCGACGCTGGCGGGGGTCGAGGGGCTGTCGGTCAAGCTGACCGACGAAGAGAACGGCCTGCTCAACCCGATCGGGGTCAATTGCCTGCGCAGCTTTCCCGGCACCGGGCTGACGGTGTGGGGCGCGCGCACGCTACGCGGGTCCGACCAGCTCTCCGACGACTATAAATATCTCGCGGTCCGGCGCCTCGCGCTGTTCATCGAGGAAAGCCTGTATCGCGGCACCCAATGGGTGGTGTTCGAGGGCAATGACGAACCTTTGTGGGCGCAGATCCGCCTGTCGGTCGGCACCTTCATGCAGCGATTGTTCAAGCAGGGCGCCTTTCAGGGGACCAGTCCGCGCGACGCCTATTTCGTCAAATGCGACGGCAGCACGACGACGCAGGACGATCGCAACCAGGGCATCGTCAACATCGTCGTCGGCTTCGCGCCGCTGCTGCCGGCCGAATTCGTCGTCATTTCCATCCAGCAGATCCGCAACGCGGCCTGA